One genomic region from Pseudoduganella dura encodes:
- a CDS encoding M43 family zinc metalloprotease encodes MKAKQQKGAAAPTTDGCGCAEPNGATGVRASEGNGLSHFQMAGEQPAGLVDPNDRGMPGVSKRAPEGGMPGGGMTERADSRNDRMPGGEMNGGGNSHGGSGGMGGSGGSGGSGGAGFGGSGGANPPRVRRCATMDVHRRLLSTNPAYARARDFIELQAQRYELGAASPQRTGVTRIPAVVHVVWNTAEQNISDAQIASQIDVLNRDFRRNNPDVSTTPAPFLPLAADSRIEFFLATTDPDGAPSTGVERRQTTVASFSDDDAVKSAASGGLDAWPADRYLNIWVCQLGGGLLGYAQFPGGPAQTDGVVCLQSAFGTTGTAAAPFDLGRTTTHEIGHWLDLFHIWGDDGTGCSGSDNVADTPNQGGANTGAPTFPHVSCNNGPNGDMYMNYMDYVDDRAMVMFTAGQVARMQACLDGVRASIGLDAATSNRPSSEPVVAWGPNRLDVFVLGTDRALYHKWWDGAGWGPSVTGYEHMGGVCTSVPQAVAWGPNRLDVFVTGTDSALYHKWFDGSGWGPSLTGYENMGGICSGDPRIVSWGPNRLDVFVLGTNRALFHKWFDGTAWGPSLTGYEDMGGICIGQPEIVSWGPNRLDVFVIGTDRALYHKWFDGTAWGPSPTGYERLGGICMSAPRAVAWGPNRLDVFVTGTDGALYHKWWDGSAWGPSADGFERMGGICVGQPEVVAWGPNRLDVFVIGTDSALYHKWFDGTAWGPSLTGYENLGGICTSVPRVASWGPNRLDIFVTGTDSALYHKWWDGAAWGPSATDYEFMGGVISAFRESGEAQGNLPVPTPVSQQPALPDITRDTQPQSLTLHH; translated from the coding sequence ATGAAAGCGAAACAACAGAAAGGCGCGGCTGCGCCAACGACCGACGGTTGTGGCTGTGCGGAACCCAACGGTGCGACAGGCGTACGAGCCAGCGAGGGCAACGGTTTGTCCCACTTCCAGATGGCCGGCGAACAACCGGCAGGGCTGGTCGACCCGAACGATCGCGGCATGCCAGGTGTATCGAAGCGGGCACCGGAAGGCGGCATGCCGGGCGGCGGCATGACCGAACGGGCGGACAGCCGCAATGACCGCATGCCCGGTGGCGAAATGAACGGTGGCGGCAACAGTCATGGCGGGTCAGGCGGCATGGGCGGATCGGGCGGGTCGGGCGGATCGGGCGGGGCCGGTTTTGGCGGGTCGGGTGGTGCCAATCCGCCCCGGGTGCGGCGTTGCGCAACCATGGACGTGCACCGGCGGCTGCTGTCGACCAATCCCGCTTATGCGCGGGCGCGCGATTTCATCGAACTGCAGGCGCAGCGCTATGAACTGGGCGCAGCCAGTCCGCAGCGCACGGGCGTCACCCGGATTCCCGCCGTCGTGCACGTGGTCTGGAATACCGCGGAGCAAAACATTTCCGATGCACAGATCGCCAGCCAGATCGATGTGCTGAACCGCGATTTCCGCCGCAACAACCCGGATGTGAGCACGACGCCGGCGCCGTTCCTGCCGCTGGCAGCCGATTCCCGCATCGAATTCTTCCTCGCCACCACCGACCCCGATGGCGCACCCTCGACGGGGGTCGAGCGCCGGCAGACCACGGTGGCTTCGTTCAGCGACGACGATGCTGTCAAGTCGGCGGCCAGCGGCGGCCTGGACGCATGGCCGGCGGATCGCTACCTGAACATCTGGGTATGCCAGCTGGGCGGCGGCTTGCTCGGCTACGCGCAGTTCCCCGGCGGCCCGGCCCAGACCGATGGCGTGGTCTGCCTGCAGTCCGCGTTCGGTACCACCGGCACGGCAGCGGCCCCGTTCGACCTCGGCCGCACCACCACGCATGAAATCGGCCATTGGCTCGATCTCTTCCATATCTGGGGGGACGACGGCACCGGCTGTTCGGGCTCGGACAACGTGGCCGATACGCCGAACCAGGGCGGCGCCAATACCGGCGCACCGACTTTCCCCCATGTCTCGTGCAACAACGGCCCGAACGGCGACATGTACATGAACTACATGGATTATGTCGACGACCGGGCGATGGTGATGTTCACCGCCGGCCAGGTCGCACGCATGCAGGCATGCCTGGACGGCGTGCGCGCGAGCATCGGGCTGGACGCGGCGACGTCCAACCGGCCCAGCTCCGAGCCCGTGGTGGCATGGGGGCCCAACCGGCTCGACGTGTTCGTGCTCGGCACGGATCGCGCGCTGTACCACAAGTGGTGGGATGGAGCCGGCTGGGGGCCGTCGGTGACCGGCTATGAACACATGGGCGGCGTCTGCACCAGCGTGCCGCAGGCGGTGGCGTGGGGGCCGAACCGCCTCGATGTCTTCGTCACCGGCACCGATAGTGCGCTGTACCACAAGTGGTTCGACGGCTCCGGCTGGGGCCCGTCGCTGACCGGTTATGAAAACATGGGCGGCATCTGCTCCGGCGACCCGCGCATCGTGTCGTGGGGCCCGAACCGCCTCGATGTATTCGTGCTGGGCACCAACCGGGCGCTGTTCCACAAGTGGTTCGACGGGACCGCCTGGGGGCCGTCGCTCACCGGTTACGAGGACATGGGCGGGATCTGTATCGGGCAGCCGGAAATCGTCTCCTGGGGGCCGAACCGGCTGGACGTGTTCGTCATCGGCACCGACCGGGCGCTGTATCACAAATGGTTCGACGGAACCGCATGGGGCCCGTCGCCGACCGGCTACGAGCGGCTGGGAGGCATCTGCATGTCGGCCCCGCGCGCCGTCGCCTGGGGCCCGAACCGGCTCGACGTCTTCGTCACCGGCACCGATGGAGCGCTGTACCATAAATGGTGGGATGGCTCCGCATGGGGGCCGTCGGCCGACGGCTTCGAACGCATGGGCGGCATCTGCGTGGGCCAGCCGGAAGTGGTGGCATGGGGGCCGAACCGCCTCGATGTGTTCGTCATCGGCACCGACAGCGCGCTGTACCACAAATGGTTCGACGGAACCGCATGGGGGCCATCGCTCACCGGTTACGAGAACCTGGGAGGCATTTGCACGTCGGTACCCCGCGTGGCGTCCTGGGGCCCGAACCGGCTAGATATCTTCGTTACCGGCACGGACAGCGCGCTTTATCACAAGTGGTGGGATGGCGCGGCATGGGGCCCGTCGGCAACCGATTACGAGTTCATGGGCGGCGTGATCTCGGCGTTTCGCGAGAGTGGGGAGGCGCAGGGTAATTTGCCGGTACCGACACCCGTATCCCAGCAACCCGCGCTCCCTGACATCACCAGGGATACGCAGCCCCAGTCGCTGACGTTGCACCACTGA
- a CDS encoding class I SAM-dependent methyltransferase yields MNHETLARYYALTAADCERVYDKPERQADLAALRPKIAELLSGHKVLELACGTGYWTRVIAPAAASVHAIDINEEALALARARQIEGGNVTFAQADAFDLPEAVGEYTAVFAAFWWSHVKREEQDSYLARLRAKLGKDVLLVLLDNVYVDGSSTVIARTDLEGNTYQFRTLPSGERLEILKNFPTDSFLRKRLGTAARDIRTKRVPHYWLAMARLK; encoded by the coding sequence ATGAATCATGAAACACTGGCGCGTTACTACGCGCTGACCGCGGCCGATTGCGAGCGCGTGTACGACAAGCCCGAACGGCAGGCCGACCTGGCCGCGCTGCGCCCGAAGATCGCAGAACTGCTGAGCGGGCACAAGGTGCTGGAGCTTGCCTGCGGAACCGGCTACTGGACGCGCGTGATCGCGCCGGCCGCCGCATCGGTGCATGCCATCGATATCAATGAGGAAGCGCTGGCGCTGGCCCGTGCCCGCCAGATTGAAGGCGGCAACGTCACCTTTGCGCAGGCCGATGCGTTCGACCTGCCGGAAGCCGTTGGCGAATATACGGCGGTGTTCGCCGCCTTCTGGTGGTCGCACGTGAAGCGCGAGGAGCAGGACAGTTATCTGGCCCGGCTGCGTGCGAAGCTGGGCAAGGATGTGCTGTTGGTCCTGCTGGACAACGTTTACGTGGACGGCAGCAGCACCGTCATCGCCCGCACCGACCTGGAAGGGAACACCTACCAGTTCCGCACGTTGCCTTCCGGCGAGCGCCTGGAGATCCTCAAGAATTTTCCGACCGACAGTTTCCTGCGCAAGCGGCTCGGCACGGCGGCACGCGACATCCGCACCAAACGGGTGCCGCATTACTGGCTGGCGATGGCGCGCCTGAAGTAA
- a CDS encoding LytR/AlgR family response regulator transcription factor encodes MPTAILADDERLMRDQLRMRLGQVWPELEIVGEAKNGDEAIDLVDELQPDFTFLDIRMPGKTGMEAAAAIGNKSHVVFVTAYDAYAVEAFERGAVDYVLKPPEQERLKITAERLKDRLNKPAGDVNASVTAMLSQLAEKITAPKPKFLQWIQASIGQDLRMIPVEEILFFRSDEKYTCVQTDKFEALIRKPVRDLADELDPALFWQIHRATLVNVNAIEGVTRDIRGRHLVMVKGRPEKLEVSRSFLHLFKQM; translated from the coding sequence ATGCCTACCGCGATTTTAGCCGACGACGAACGTTTGATGCGCGACCAGCTGCGCATGCGCCTGGGCCAGGTATGGCCGGAACTGGAGATCGTGGGCGAAGCCAAGAACGGCGACGAGGCGATCGATCTCGTCGATGAACTGCAGCCCGACTTCACGTTCCTCGACATCCGCATGCCCGGCAAGACAGGCATGGAGGCGGCCGCCGCGATCGGCAACAAGAGCCATGTCGTGTTCGTTACGGCCTACGACGCTTACGCGGTGGAAGCATTCGAACGCGGCGCGGTCGACTACGTTCTCAAGCCACCGGAGCAGGAGCGCCTGAAGATCACCGCCGAGCGCCTGAAGGACCGGCTGAACAAGCCTGCCGGCGACGTCAATGCCAGCGTGACCGCGATGCTGTCGCAACTCGCGGAAAAGATCACCGCGCCAAAACCGAAGTTCCTGCAATGGATCCAGGCCAGCATCGGCCAGGATCTGCGCATGATACCCGTCGAGGAAATCCTGTTCTTCCGCTCGGATGAAAAATATACCTGCGTGCAGACCGACAAGTTCGAAGCGCTGATCCGCAAGCCGGTGCGCGACCTGGCCGACGAACTCGATCCCGCGCTGTTCTGGCAGATTCACCGCGCCACCCTGGTCAATGTGAATGCGATCGAAGGCGTTACCCGCGATATCCGGGGGCGCCACCTGGTCATGGTCAAGGGACGGCCTGAAAAGCTGGAAGTCAGCCGCAGTTTCCTTCACCTGTTCAAGCAGATGTAA
- a CDS encoding DUF2868 domain-containing protein produces the protein MNEELARNVVLVRAIETTDQKREILSDDDRRYANRTARELAQWQASETRGPATSEHFLQQRSEQIIKKLSQRHAAFAAFAKRVPGLHATAWLLPLLALLLGAGLDRITDPHRVDLLSAPLLAIIAWNLLVYVVMLVWLCVPKAGVTRARAAWIRSLSVGKGAMPRKMPHALSSCLHAFMADWAQLSAPLNGARLSRTIHLCAALFAAGAIASLYARGMLAQYGAGWESTFLDAAQVHELLAILFWPAITVFGLQGFTLADVQALHFAARAPAAAVDGARWVHLYAATLVLLVVLPRLVFTAFAASRAALLERRFPLDLDQPYFRQLNDAAGGEPGTLRVLPYSFTVDEARSRGLEAVAAQLLGERARVRLLPPVAYGADPAAALRELDPRDPGVTSTALLFSLAATPEKENHGAFIAHATGTLAGRAVVLLDESAFSSRTPDPQRVRERIELWREFCVFHGADPVVVDLLAAQVPARGEGA, from the coding sequence ATGAACGAAGAGCTGGCCCGCAACGTGGTCCTGGTCCGCGCGATCGAGACCACCGACCAGAAGCGTGAAATCCTCAGCGACGACGATCGCCGCTATGCCAACCGGACCGCCCGCGAGCTGGCGCAGTGGCAGGCATCGGAAACCAGGGGGCCTGCCACTTCGGAACATTTCCTGCAGCAGCGCTCCGAACAGATCATCAAGAAGTTGTCCCAGCGGCACGCGGCGTTCGCGGCGTTTGCTAAACGCGTGCCCGGGCTGCATGCGACGGCCTGGCTGCTGCCGTTGCTGGCCCTGCTGCTGGGTGCCGGCCTGGACCGGATCACCGACCCGCACCGCGTCGACCTGCTGTCGGCGCCGCTGCTGGCGATCATCGCCTGGAACCTGCTCGTCTACGTGGTGATGCTGGTCTGGCTGTGCGTTCCGAAGGCCGGCGTCACGCGTGCCCGGGCGGCATGGATCCGCTCGCTGTCGGTAGGCAAGGGCGCAATGCCACGCAAGATGCCGCACGCGTTGTCCTCGTGCCTCCATGCGTTCATGGCCGACTGGGCGCAGCTGAGCGCGCCGCTGAACGGCGCGCGGCTGTCGCGCACGATCCACCTCTGTGCCGCGCTGTTCGCCGCCGGCGCCATCGCGTCGCTGTATGCGCGCGGCATGCTGGCGCAATATGGCGCCGGCTGGGAAAGCACGTTCCTCGACGCCGCGCAGGTGCACGAACTGCTGGCCATCCTGTTCTGGCCGGCGATCACCGTATTCGGCTTGCAGGGTTTTACACTGGCCGATGTGCAGGCGCTGCACTTCGCCGCCCGCGCGCCGGCGGCGGCCGTGGACGGCGCCCGCTGGGTACACCTGTACGCGGCAACCCTGGTGCTGCTGGTTGTCCTGCCGCGCCTCGTGTTCACGGCGTTTGCCGCCAGCCGCGCCGCGCTGCTGGAACGCCGCTTTCCCCTCGATCTCGACCAGCCGTACTTCCGCCAGCTGAACGACGCCGCCGGTGGCGAGCCGGGCACGCTGCGCGTGCTGCCGTACAGCTTCACGGTGGATGAGGCGCGCAGTCGCGGCCTCGAGGCGGTGGCCGCGCAACTGCTGGGCGAGCGGGCCCGCGTGCGCCTGCTGCCCCCGGTGGCGTATGGCGCCGATCCGGCCGCCGCGCTGCGCGAACTCGATCCGCGCGATCCCGGCGTCACATCGACGGCCCTGCTGTTCAGCCTGGCCGCCACGCCCGAGAAGGAAAACCACGGCGCCTTCATTGCCCATGCAACCGGCACGCTGGCCGGGCGCGCCGTCGTGCTGCTCGACGAATCGGCGTTCAGCAGCCGCACGCCCGATCCGCAACGCGTGCGCGAGCGGATCGAGCTGTGGCGCGAGTTCTGCGTGTTCCATGGCGCCGATCCCGTCGTGGTCGACCTGCTTGCGGCGCAAGTGCCGGCCAGGGGGGAGGGCGCATGA
- a CDS encoding porin, protein MKKLTLAALIAGSFAVTAHAQSNVTIYGIVDAGIVRETGGAAGSVTKVTSGIGSQSRLGFRGTEDLGNGLSAIFTLESGYKLDDGTVDSTGTLFNRQAFVGLSSKTLGTLTLGRQYNPLYNALSKIADPFGAGYAGSAKNLFPAGGVNTRVSNAIVYTTPKWSGFYVEGMYALGEQSGDNTAGRLFSVGFNYTQGPLNASLVYNNRNNDVAATGTTPAANRDDGKNTLLAVNYDFKVVKVFAAFERDKGLNSSPIPVTNAFGYAVAPRASLEADDALLGVQVPVGDTGGTVIASWMNKNDKTANNQDARQWAVGYTQALSKRTSAYIAYAKIDNKNGAGYTVGNNNEVGSGDTGFNLGIRHTF, encoded by the coding sequence GTGAAAAAACTTACTCTGGCCGCACTCATCGCCGGCAGCTTCGCAGTCACCGCCCATGCTCAGTCGAACGTGACCATCTACGGTATCGTCGACGCAGGTATCGTCCGTGAAACGGGTGGCGCTGCCGGCAGCGTGACCAAGGTCACGAGCGGCATCGGCAGCCAGTCCCGTCTCGGCTTCCGCGGCACCGAAGACCTGGGCAATGGCCTGTCGGCGATCTTCACGCTGGAATCGGGCTACAAGCTGGACGACGGCACGGTCGACAGCACCGGCACGCTGTTCAATCGCCAGGCGTTCGTGGGCCTGTCCAGCAAGACGCTGGGCACCCTGACCCTGGGCCGCCAGTACAACCCGCTGTACAACGCGCTCTCCAAGATCGCCGATCCGTTCGGCGCCGGCTATGCAGGCAGTGCCAAGAACCTGTTCCCGGCCGGCGGTGTGAACACCCGCGTGTCGAACGCGATCGTGTACACGACGCCGAAATGGTCCGGCTTCTACGTGGAAGGCATGTACGCGCTGGGCGAGCAGTCCGGCGACAACACCGCCGGCCGCCTGTTCTCCGTCGGCTTCAACTACACGCAAGGTCCGCTGAACGCCAGCCTGGTGTACAACAACCGCAACAACGACGTTGCCGCTACCGGTACGACGCCGGCGGCGAACCGCGATGACGGCAAGAACACGCTGCTGGCCGTGAACTATGACTTCAAGGTCGTCAAGGTCTTCGCCGCCTTCGAGCGCGACAAGGGCCTGAACAGCTCGCCGATCCCGGTGACCAACGCCTTCGGCTACGCGGTCGCTCCACGCGCGTCGCTCGAAGCCGACGATGCCCTGCTGGGCGTACAGGTGCCGGTCGGCGACACCGGCGGCACGGTCATCGCTTCGTGGATGAACAAGAACGACAAGACCGCCAACAACCAGGATGCGCGCCAGTGGGCGGTGGGCTACACGCAGGCGCTGTCGAAACGCACGAGCGCCTACATCGCTTACGCGAAGATCGACAACAAGAACGGTGCCGGCTACACGGTGGGCAACAACAATGAAGTGGGCAGCGGCGACACCGGCTTCAACCTGGGCATCCGCCACACGTTCTGA
- a CDS encoding CysB family HTH-type transcriptional regulator — MNLHQLRFVREAVRQNYNLTDAAKALFTSQPGVSKAIIELEEELGVDIFTRHGKRIRGLTEPGRLVLQSVELIMQEIDSLKRIGKEYAAQDSGSFTIATTHTQARYTLPKVVQAFMVKFPKVRLSLLQGNPRQIAEMVQRDQADLAIATESIAGVDGLITLPCYQWEHVVVVPPEHPLLKGKSVTLEDIASYPLITYDGAFAGRSKIDHAFSLRGLKPDVLLEAIDADVIKTYVELGMGIGIIAGMAFDAERDRNLRAISVGHLFGMNVSRVAVKQGAYLRSYIYTFIELLAPTLNRKLVEQAMRGEHENYEL; from the coding sequence ATGAATCTTCATCAACTTCGTTTCGTACGGGAAGCCGTCCGCCAGAATTACAACCTGACCGACGCCGCCAAGGCACTGTTCACTTCGCAGCCCGGCGTGTCGAAAGCCATCATCGAGCTCGAAGAAGAGCTGGGCGTCGACATCTTTACCCGCCATGGCAAGCGGATCCGGGGGCTGACCGAGCCGGGCCGGCTGGTATTGCAGTCGGTCGAGCTGATCATGCAGGAAATCGACAGCCTGAAACGCATCGGCAAGGAATACGCGGCGCAGGACAGCGGCAGCTTCACGATCGCCACCACGCATACCCAGGCCCGCTACACGTTGCCGAAAGTGGTGCAGGCCTTCATGGTGAAGTTCCCTAAAGTAAGATTATCGCTATTGCAAGGCAATCCACGCCAGATCGCCGAGATGGTGCAGCGCGACCAGGCCGACCTGGCCATCGCCACCGAATCGATCGCCGGCGTGGACGGCCTGATCACATTGCCTTGCTACCAATGGGAACATGTGGTGGTGGTGCCGCCAGAGCACCCGTTGCTCAAAGGAAAATCCGTCACGCTGGAAGACATCGCGTCGTACCCGCTGATTACCTATGATGGGGCCTTTGCCGGCCGCAGCAAGATCGATCACGCATTTTCGCTGCGTGGCCTGAAGCCGGACGTGCTGCTCGAAGCCATCGACGCCGATGTGATAAAGACCTACGTGGAGCTGGGGATGGGGATCGGCATCATCGCCGGCATGGCATTCGACGCGGAGCGGGACCGCAACCTGCGGGCGATTTCAGTCGGCCACCTGTTCGGCATGAATGTGTCGCGCGTGGCCGTCAAGCAGGGCGCTTATCTGCGCTCCTATATTTATACGTTCATTGAATTGCTGGCGCCAACCCTGAACCGCAAGCTGGTGGAACAGGCGATGCGCGGCGAGCACGAAAACTACGAGTTATGA
- a CDS encoding sensor histidine kinase, translating to MSMSRPLLVAALLVAVRLAWRLAAPRAMSAEQHEADARARMAGRRATDYALENIREEERAHIARELHDDLGQLLATLRVDMSLLLQLPIADGPTRDLLNGMDGRLLSAITSLRRIASNLRPHALDEGGLYFALQSLRHEFEQRHAVACELAAREDELVLNDRYSTAIFRIVQESLTNIARHAHAQHVHITLRRHRSTLYLTIEDDGRGIAQADMEKPSSFGLLGMRERVWAIRGDISITGSHRGTRIEIHLPLPEQAQLSG from the coding sequence ATGTCCATGTCACGACCCTTGCTGGTGGCGGCACTGCTGGTAGCGGTGCGCCTCGCCTGGCGGCTGGCCGCACCCCGCGCCATGTCGGCCGAGCAGCACGAAGCCGATGCGCGCGCGCGGATGGCCGGGCGCCGCGCGACCGACTATGCGCTGGAAAACATCCGGGAAGAAGAACGCGCCCACATCGCGCGCGAACTGCACGACGACCTGGGCCAGCTGCTGGCCACGCTGCGCGTAGACATGAGCCTGCTGCTGCAACTGCCGATTGCCGATGGGCCAACGCGCGATTTGCTGAACGGCATGGATGGCCGGCTGCTGTCCGCGATCACGTCGCTGCGCCGCATCGCCAGCAACCTGCGCCCGCATGCGCTCGATGAAGGCGGCCTGTACTTCGCATTGCAATCGCTGCGCCACGAGTTCGAGCAGCGGCATGCCGTGGCGTGCGAACTCGCCGCGCGCGAGGACGAACTGGTGCTCAATGACCGCTACAGCACGGCGATCTTCCGCATCGTGCAGGAATCGCTGACGAACATTGCGCGGCATGCACACGCGCAGCATGTGCACATCACGCTGCGCCGGCACCGGTCAACGCTGTACCTGACCATCGAGGACGACGGCCGGGGCATTGCCCAGGCCGACATGGAAAAGCCCTCGTCGTTCGGCCTGCTGGGCATGCGCGAGCGTGTCTGGGCCATTCGTGGCGATATCTCGATCACCGGCAGCCACCGGGGCACCAGGATCGAGATACACCTGCCCCTGCCGGAGCAGGCGCAGCTCTCCGGATAA
- a CDS encoding sensor histidine kinase — protein sequence MFPTPKIQETLKTVLASLHRGFDQTATWVTQLSWWKFFLFAALALIAASILQDELFSPTMDEDVVIRSHKRSAGGGDTSIVIDDSGIHFNPRGGKLRNPAPPETPETPEGADASTVPAPPDAPDADDAAPAAPAAPAAPAAPAAPAASAAPAAPAAKAARAAPAVTALPGEEVHIELPPQIGEELSNALEEAVDNAAEEKVSRYHEQASTWFQSFIFLLVLTLFGMKALMGGKKKAEAQTLTANAAAERESMQRQLSEAKMQMMQAQVEPHFLFNTLASVEHLIETDPPRASAMQRSLIKYLRAVLPQMRDNTLITNLGREADMVLAYLALLKMRMEERLTIDFDIPDGLRSAAFPPMMLQSMVENAIKHGLEGKPEGGTLKVRADVAHSKLRVIVADNGLGFGAKPSDGTGLGLMTIRERLKLLHGDAGHLRIEANQPSGVIATIEVPYQLSEGTRK from the coding sequence ATGTTTCCCACGCCAAAAATTCAAGAGACCCTGAAGACTGTCCTGGCTTCGCTGCACAGGGGCTTCGACCAGACCGCTACATGGGTCACCCAATTGTCGTGGTGGAAGTTCTTCCTGTTTGCCGCGCTGGCACTGATCGCCGCATCGATCCTGCAGGATGAGCTGTTCTCGCCGACGATGGATGAAGACGTGGTAATCCGCTCCCACAAGCGCTCGGCCGGAGGCGGCGATACCAGCATCGTCATCGACGACAGCGGCATTCATTTCAATCCGCGCGGCGGCAAGCTGCGCAACCCGGCGCCGCCCGAGACACCGGAAACGCCGGAAGGCGCGGATGCGTCGACCGTACCGGCCCCGCCGGATGCCCCGGATGCCGACGATGCCGCCCCGGCTGCCCCGGCTGCCCCGGCTGCCCCTGCTGCTCCTGCTGCTCCTGCTGCCTCGGCTGCCCCTGCCGCCCCTGCCGCGAAGGCTGCACGCGCCGCGCCGGCCGTGACCGCGCTGCCGGGCGAGGAAGTGCACATCGAACTGCCGCCGCAGATTGGCGAAGAACTGTCGAATGCGCTGGAAGAAGCGGTGGACAATGCCGCCGAAGAAAAAGTCTCGCGTTACCACGAGCAGGCGTCGACCTGGTTCCAGAGCTTCATCTTCCTGCTCGTGCTGACGCTGTTCGGCATGAAGGCGCTAATGGGAGGCAAGAAAAAGGCAGAAGCGCAGACGCTGACCGCCAACGCCGCGGCCGAACGCGAATCGATGCAGCGCCAGCTCTCCGAAGCGAAGATGCAGATGATGCAGGCACAGGTCGAGCCGCACTTCCTGTTCAACACGCTGGCTTCGGTCGAGCACCTGATCGAGACGGACCCGCCGCGCGCCTCGGCGATGCAGCGCAGCCTGATCAAATACCTGCGCGCGGTGCTGCCGCAAATGCGCGACAACACCCTGATCACCAACCTTGGCCGCGAAGCGGACATGGTGCTGGCCTACCTGGCGCTGCTGAAAATGCGGATGGAAGAACGGCTGACGATCGACTTCGACATTCCCGACGGCCTGCGCAGCGCGGCGTTCCCGCCGATGATGCTGCAATCGATGGTGGAAAACGCCATCAAGCACGGCCTCGAGGGCAAACCGGAAGGCGGCACGCTGAAAGTGCGCGCCGACGTGGCGCACAGCAAGCTGCGCGTGATCGTCGCGGACAACGGTCTCGGCTTCGGCGCCAAGCCCAGCGACGGTACCGGCCTGGGCCTGATGACGATCCGCGAGCGGCTCAAGCTGCTGCACGGCGATGCCGGCCATTTGCGCATCGAAGCGAACCAGCCGAGCGGCGTGATCGCCACCATCGAGGTGCCCTACCAGCTTTCGGAAGGAACCCGCAAGTGA